One part of the Thermococcus litoralis DSM 5473 genome encodes these proteins:
- a CDS encoding DUF499 domain-containing protein has translation MTKLGQFLEVREDVMDESLDGQVAPEIGDVVTGQSPYIYSDPVEFFRRTYFTDSMLDIFERLLDTFEGKSKQNVYLVYSLFGGGKTHTLLALYHAFRNPEALLDDEVLAGYPEEKVQRIKAIAERLENASVEIVVIYGKENIGQPSNPLDFGAYKVQTVWGYLGHVLGKYYLVRADDDNLTVPAVSTIRKLFEDKKVLLLVDEIAHHFSHLKNSDNERDRRYAKNGAMFFDVLATAIYGSNTALVVTLPVSESLKVEKEYDNEVVISLWQGLSRSAGHATFSPLRTEGPAGGEIAEVLKKKIFKTIKGKDEVISIYRDVYTSNEEVFGMASDVINDIQNTYPFHPEYISVLRTIIERVGLQKTRDMVRITRIVVRNLVRQYEETGFAPSLIMPYHIPLKDNRIRGSFFARKSDVEIDFSSYGVVVDQDLADSNFGKELKGELGKIIVTYIFLKTFPYDQPTPLPVFPTRQTIAKAVYEHNLFEKEGWLPTDIADVVGLLTKAGKFIYLNTSDDGRFWFWRIANVREMINSKKKEILESRKGEVLARLEDYIEKMVFKGSVTGRKRSDHKIPFFSEKNIIVTREVQEELVDSEDYKLLILLKEENFVSKDVLRNILYKSGTGTKTYKNTTVVAYMKNGSLEKLMDYTAEIIACDEVKEEIKVKYGNYGRDPLERKQIIEVQTSIARRTQETALGNLEESSVEAFGVVAYPEDDDVSTTNASPASKSIVQNVYDALVQARKIETDINFDGLSRYLKDKANINLERRRILFEELRRIIKSNTRLPMVEDSKLKDAIKDGVVNLKIGIKRGDRVIFKRIYNERPPLHEERGEIDSIRDGDLIIPAREALEEQINSILPEEKEEVRGNKLIKVWFEVYETPTSEPRLLRDLVEKEGERYRIKEDNYESLLYGYIVRKYEEILIEEERDFLVKLYPKSVEGKPGSLAEIRVEVTPLTGGEEFEVELEVEEGELESTGGKVPFSTTWTLEIPKEKRRYRITVRADGLSKSDEVTLIPRTDVVEVPEITKEHIGSKLLEIKNISTLEDFERIPETLEGIATGHVEIAEPYEYEATFRNLDVALLRELIKPVKDFKPLLNLEVSTKIDIEPLEEITIDEWWVEALRPLARKAIFKIKKEG, from the coding sequence ATGACCAAGTTGGGGCAGTTTCTTGAAGTTAGAGAGGACGTTATGGATGAGAGTCTTGACGGCCAAGTTGCTCCCGAAATCGGCGACGTTGTGACTGGGCAGTCTCCATACATTTACTCAGACCCAGTAGAGTTCTTTAGAAGGACGTACTTCACAGACTCGATGCTCGACATTTTCGAGAGGCTGCTTGATACTTTCGAGGGCAAGTCCAAACAGAATGTGTATCTTGTTTATTCTCTCTTTGGTGGTGGTAAAACCCACACATTGCTGGCACTCTACCACGCGTTTAGAAATCCTGAGGCACTACTAGACGATGAAGTTCTGGCAGGTTATCCCGAGGAGAAGGTGCAGAGAATAAAGGCAATCGCTGAGAGGCTCGAGAATGCCAGCGTCGAGATTGTCGTAATCTATGGAAAAGAGAACATTGGACAGCCAAGCAATCCTCTCGATTTTGGGGCATACAAGGTTCAGACGGTGTGGGGATACCTTGGCCACGTTCTTGGCAAGTATTATTTAGTTAGGGCCGACGATGATAACTTGACAGTCCCTGCTGTGAGCACGATTAGAAAGCTCTTTGAGGACAAAAAAGTCCTCCTATTAGTGGATGAGATCGCCCACCACTTCAGCCATTTAAAGAACAGCGACAACGAGAGAGATAGGAGATATGCCAAGAATGGAGCAATGTTTTTTGATGTCTTGGCGACTGCGATTTATGGGAGCAACACAGCCCTTGTGGTGACTCTACCGGTCAGTGAAAGCCTGAAAGTTGAAAAAGAGTATGATAACGAAGTTGTAATTTCACTCTGGCAAGGATTATCAAGGTCCGCGGGGCACGCAACGTTCTCTCCCCTTCGTACCGAAGGCCCAGCTGGCGGAGAAATTGCCGAAGTTCTGAAAAAGAAGATATTCAAAACTATAAAAGGAAAGGATGAAGTAATCTCGATTTACAGGGATGTTTATACGTCCAACGAGGAAGTTTTTGGAATGGCTTCAGATGTTATTAATGATATTCAGAATACGTATCCATTCCATCCGGAGTACATCTCGGTTTTGAGAACCATCATTGAGAGGGTTGGCTTGCAAAAGACGAGGGATATGGTCAGAATAACTAGAATTGTGGTTAGGAATTTAGTGAGGCAATACGAAGAGACAGGCTTTGCACCTTCCTTGATAATGCCCTACCACATTCCTCTCAAGGACAACCGCATTAGGGGTTCATTTTTCGCAAGAAAGTCTGATGTTGAAATAGACTTTAGCAGTTATGGAGTTGTTGTTGACCAAGACCTCGCGGATTCTAACTTTGGAAAAGAGTTGAAGGGGGAGCTTGGGAAGATAATAGTCACATACATATTCTTGAAGACATTCCCCTATGACCAACCAACTCCGCTTCCAGTGTTCCCAACAAGACAGACAATCGCAAAGGCGGTATATGAGCACAACCTGTTCGAAAAAGAAGGATGGCTTCCAACTGATATTGCAGATGTGGTTGGCCTGTTAACAAAAGCCGGAAAGTTTATTTACCTAAACACTAGCGATGATGGTCGTTTCTGGTTTTGGCGCATAGCTAACGTGCGGGAAATGATTAACTCAAAGAAAAAAGAAATACTTGAATCGCGTAAAGGAGAAGTTCTCGCAAGACTTGAGGATTACATAGAGAAAATGGTGTTCAAGGGCAGTGTAACAGGTAGAAAGAGAAGTGATCATAAAATACCTTTCTTTAGTGAGAAAAACATTATAGTTACCAGGGAAGTGCAGGAGGAGTTGGTGGACTCGGAGGATTACAAGCTCCTAATACTGTTAAAAGAGGAAAACTTTGTGAGCAAGGATGTTCTGAGGAATATCCTGTACAAGTCAGGCACGGGAACAAAAACGTACAAGAACACGACCGTGGTTGCATATATGAAAAATGGCTCTCTTGAGAAGCTCATGGACTATACTGCAGAAATTATCGCTTGTGATGAGGTCAAAGAGGAAATTAAAGTCAAATATGGAAATTATGGAAGGGATCCTCTTGAAAGAAAGCAGATCATAGAAGTACAAACAAGCATAGCAAGGAGGACTCAAGAAACCGCCCTAGGGAATTTAGAAGAATCTTCAGTAGAGGCTTTTGGCGTTGTTGCATATCCGGAGGACGATGATGTTTCAACAACCAACGCATCCCCAGCATCGAAGTCAATCGTGCAAAACGTGTACGACGCACTTGTTCAGGCTAGAAAGATTGAGACGGATATTAATTTCGATGGGCTTTCAAGATATCTAAAAGACAAAGCCAACATAAACCTCGAAAGAAGGAGAATTCTTTTTGAAGAACTGAGAAGGATAATTAAATCCAACACAAGGCTCCCAATGGTGGAGGATTCGAAGCTGAAAGACGCAATAAAAGATGGAGTAGTGAACCTAAAAATCGGTATCAAGAGGGGAGACAGGGTAATATTCAAGAGAATTTACAATGAACGCCCGCCATTACACGAGGAGAGGGGCGAAATCGATTCCATCAGAGATGGTGATCTAATTATTCCAGCTCGCGAGGCGCTTGAAGAGCAAATAAATAGCATCCTACCTGAAGAAAAGGAAGAAGTACGTGGCAACAAACTCATTAAAGTATGGTTTGAAGTGTATGAAACGCCCACTTCAGAACCACGATTGCTCAGAGATTTAGTTGAGAAAGAAGGGGAGAGATATAGGATCAAAGAGGACAATTATGAGTCGCTGCTTTACGGATATATTGTGAGGAAATATGAGGAGATACTCATCGAGGAGGAGAGAGACTTTTTGGTAAAACTATATCCAAAGTCAGTTGAAGGAAAACCGGGAAGCCTGGCAGAAATTAGAGTAGAAGTAACCCCATTGACGGGCGGAGAAGAGTTTGAGGTTGAATTAGAAGTTGAAGAGGGAGAACTTGAATCCACAGGTGGTAAAGTGCCGTTTAGCACAACATGGACGCTCGAAATTCCAAAAGAGAAGAGGCGTTATAGAATAACCGTGAGGGCGGATGGGCTTTCAAAGTCCGATGAAGTCACCCTGATCCCAAGAACCGACGTGGTTGAGGTTCCTGAGATAACAAAAGAACACATTGGAAGCAAGCTGCTTGAGATAAAGAATATATCAACGCTTGAAGACTTTGAAAGGATCCCAGAAACATTAGAAGGAATCGCAACGGGACACGTTGAAATCGCAGAACCGTATGAGTATGAGGCTACATTTAGAAATCTCGACGTAGCTTTGCTCAGAGAGCTCATCAAGCCCGTGAAAGACTTCAAACCACTTCTCAACCTTGAAGTTAGCACAAAAATTGACATCGAACCATTGGAGGAGATCACTATTGACGAGTGGTGGGTTGAAGCACTACGGCCGCTGGCAAGAAAAGCCATTTTCAAGATCAAAAAGGAGGGATGA
- a CDS encoding DUF1156 domain-containing protein — MHMYFIENPDFPAKEINDASKKEKGPGRPPYWEMVFWWTRKPLIGARGVITGAFLPYNTDPKRFKTAIGLNEKTPHRVNPKIPPEWEKYFRGKKLLDPFAGFGSIPLEGLRLGLDVTAVELLPTAYVFLKAVLDYPKKFRKPLVKDVEKWGNWITEQLKNDPEIRELYDDDVAVYIGTWEAKCPHCGRWTPIIGNYWLARVKDSKGKYQRLAYMKPKKNGDEIEIEIIDLNKIVGDVSKAKVNTNTGKIIFEDEKTAKEIQQMIQNGELDSDIARVEGNRVIFEVPKPNIEAKKNQMACLYCGNLVKYADSEGNHYLAKPKGGDKNDFDFYVKWALRKYHEGDERFARQRILVRVKVIDGDLVFEPATEEDNEKLLKAKEKVKEMLEKKDPDVPTEPIPLYENRRITPILSAEKWYQFFNPRQLLTLIKIVKLIREVGKRVEEEKLKEGWDKEKAFEYAEAVATYLSIAMLKYAYYNSIVTRWDSTWWKIGETMSTRGIAMNWNWTESPWFGNFGGIIKTFPAILRGLEYLTSTLSSSQRTLADFAGNSIRVLQGDATSLNLGEKFDVIVTDPPYADDVPYTELSDFYYVWLKRALSDVENGKLVPRFHKKAFFKEIKIGGKSIFREIPTQWQEFAKKEVSTNPGRFMDQENKKEVAEKHFEDLFSQAFVSMKKHLKEDGLIVTYYAHTDPASWANLLEAGWKRAGLQITRAIPLTTESETNIVSRGKLSLDTSIVAVWKNVERKEREISIRDLLQKMRVKGEETARVLIDHGYQELDLLYGTMAGILEEVTKYEEVYGSTGSISTKELLEKYVYPSTILSIINAIATGESGRSVSSNYGVFYTAYKILFGSRSLSPNDIVLLRLATGVDIDKITASQKKKGLAVLKETGSSDKKEFTLYTVDLIAKKNELPKPYDIQALLSERGINMKDPKIRTSVDALHLLEYYAYILPKEEFSRILEELKSKAPAEVEEAINMAFLIHRYYRRVLGGDVREYERELKDKGLLELYLINRLVGILSGGVVV, encoded by the coding sequence ATGCATATGTATTTTATTGAAAACCCTGACTTTCCAGCAAAAGAAATAAATGATGCCAGTAAAAAAGAGAAAGGCCCCGGAAGACCCCCATATTGGGAAATGGTATTCTGGTGGACACGAAAACCTCTAATCGGTGCGAGAGGAGTAATCACCGGAGCCTTCCTCCCGTACAATACAGACCCCAAAAGATTCAAAACAGCCATAGGTCTCAATGAGAAGACTCCCCACCGTGTTAACCCGAAAATCCCACCAGAATGGGAGAAATACTTCAGAGGGAAAAAACTTCTCGACCCCTTCGCAGGTTTTGGATCAATTCCACTCGAAGGTCTGAGGCTTGGTCTCGACGTTACTGCCGTTGAACTATTACCAACAGCATACGTCTTTCTCAAAGCCGTCCTCGATTACCCCAAGAAGTTTAGAAAACCCCTCGTGAAGGATGTTGAAAAGTGGGGCAACTGGATTACCGAACAGTTGAAGAACGACCCTGAAATCAGGGAGCTTTACGATGATGACGTTGCCGTTTACATCGGCACGTGGGAAGCCAAGTGCCCTCACTGTGGAAGGTGGACTCCGATAATCGGCAACTACTGGCTGGCAAGAGTAAAAGACAGCAAGGGCAAGTACCAGCGTTTGGCATATATGAAGCCAAAGAAAAATGGAGATGAAATCGAGATTGAAATCATAGACTTGAACAAAATCGTGGGCGATGTCTCAAAAGCAAAAGTAAACACTAACACAGGCAAGATAATTTTTGAGGACGAGAAAACCGCGAAGGAAATTCAGCAAATGATCCAAAACGGGGAGCTTGATAGCGACATCGCTAGGGTTGAAGGTAACAGAGTGATCTTTGAGGTTCCAAAGCCGAACATTGAGGCAAAAAAGAACCAAATGGCATGTCTTTACTGTGGAAACCTTGTGAAATATGCCGATAGTGAGGGCAATCATTACCTTGCCAAGCCCAAGGGAGGGGACAAGAATGACTTTGACTTCTACGTAAAGTGGGCTTTGAGAAAATACCACGAGGGTGATGAGAGGTTCGCGAGGCAGAGAATCCTCGTTAGAGTGAAGGTAATAGATGGAGATTTAGTCTTTGAGCCTGCCACAGAAGAGGACAACGAGAAGCTCTTGAAGGCGAAGGAGAAGGTCAAAGAAATGCTCGAAAAGAAAGACCCTGACGTGCCGACTGAACCGATACCTCTTTACGAGAACCGTCGTATTACTCCAATACTCAGTGCAGAAAAATGGTATCAGTTCTTCAACCCCCGCCAGCTCTTGACGCTGATAAAAATTGTAAAACTCATCCGCGAGGTCGGGAAGCGCGTTGAGGAAGAGAAGCTCAAGGAAGGCTGGGATAAAGAGAAAGCCTTCGAGTACGCGGAGGCCGTGGCGACGTATTTGAGCATAGCAATGTTGAAGTATGCATACTACAATTCAATTGTTACTCGCTGGGATTCAACTTGGTGGAAAATTGGGGAGACGATGTCAACACGTGGAATTGCAATGAACTGGAACTGGACGGAAAGTCCTTGGTTCGGTAATTTTGGAGGGATAATCAAAACGTTCCCTGCGATTCTGAGAGGTCTTGAATATCTCACTTCTACCCTCTCTTCATCCCAAAGAACCCTTGCGGACTTCGCGGGCAACTCCATCAGAGTTCTCCAGGGCGACGCGACCTCGCTCAACCTCGGCGAGAAGTTCGACGTCATCGTAACGGATCCACCCTACGCCGACGATGTCCCCTACACTGAACTGAGCGACTTTTACTACGTGTGGCTGAAGAGGGCTTTGAGCGACGTTGAGAACGGCAAGCTAGTCCCGAGGTTCCACAAGAAAGCGTTCTTCAAGGAGATAAAGATCGGGGGCAAGAGTATCTTTAGAGAAATTCCTACTCAGTGGCAAGAATTCGCAAAGAAGGAAGTCTCAACGAACCCGGGGAGATTCATGGATCAAGAAAACAAGAAGGAAGTGGCGGAGAAGCACTTTGAAGATCTCTTTAGCCAAGCCTTTGTCTCAATGAAAAAGCACCTGAAAGAGGATGGGCTGATCGTTACGTATTATGCCCACACCGACCCGGCTTCGTGGGCGAACCTTTTAGAGGCTGGGTGGAAGAGGGCTGGGCTCCAGATAACGAGGGCGATTCCATTAACGACAGAGTCAGAGACTAATATAGTCAGCAGGGGCAAGCTATCTCTAGATACCTCAATCGTCGCAGTATGGAAAAATGTTGAACGGAAGGAGAGGGAAATCTCAATCAGGGATCTTCTCCAAAAGATGAGGGTGAAAGGAGAGGAGACCGCGAGAGTGCTAATCGATCACGGTTATCAAGAGCTTGATTTGTTGTATGGAACAATGGCCGGTATCCTTGAAGAAGTCACGAAGTACGAGGAAGTCTATGGGTCCACTGGCAGCATATCTACAAAAGAGCTCCTAGAAAAGTACGTGTACCCATCGACAATTTTGAGCATAATAAACGCTATTGCAACGGGTGAATCTGGAAGGAGTGTTTCATCGAATTATGGTGTATTCTACACTGCGTACAAGATACTCTTTGGTAGCAGGAGTTTGAGCCCCAATGACATCGTGCTACTGAGGCTTGCAACGGGTGTTGATATAGACAAGATTACAGCATCACAGAAGAAGAAAGGGCTTGCGGTATTAAAAGAGACCGGTAGTTCCGACAAGAAAGAATTTACACTCTACACGGTTGATTTGATAGCCAAAAAGAATGAACTGCCCAAACCATATGATATTCAAGCCCTTCTCTCCGAGCGGGGAATCAATATGAAAGACCCCAAGATCAGGACGTCAGTAGATGCATTGCACTTGCTCGAGTACTACGCATACATCCTGCCAAAAGAGGAGTTCAGCCGGATCCTTGAAGAATTGAAGTCCAAAGCCCCAGCCGAAGTTGAGGAAGCCATTAACATGGCATTCTTGATACACAGGTATTACAGGAGAGTGCTCGGGGGCGACGTTAGGGAATATGAAAGAGAATTGAAGGACAAAGGACTGTTGGAGCTTTATTTAATTAATAGGCTCGTGGGTATTTTATCGGGGGGTGTTGTTGTATGA
- a CDS encoding DUF365 domain-containing protein yields MEGIINTPIMEGMPVEDVVGATFPVPKSFLERILDGKKDVFVKPATLTKLKKGMKIVFYASREDQGFHGEAEVESVEVFDNPLKILERYGDRLFLTEKEFKEYVASQKRWGRERHKPWMAIVLRNIRRYPRVVKPKRFVAVSGRYVRGQEYEWILKNAGVL; encoded by the coding sequence ATGGAGGGCATAATTAATACACCAATCATGGAGGGGATGCCTGTGGAAGATGTTGTTGGTGCAACGTTTCCCGTTCCAAAAAGCTTTTTGGAAAGAATCCTAGATGGGAAGAAGGATGTCTTTGTAAAGCCTGCTACACTAACTAAACTGAAGAAGGGTATGAAGATTGTATTTTATGCTTCTCGTGAGGATCAGGGTTTTCATGGGGAAGCAGAGGTAGAGAGTGTAGAGGTGTTTGATAACCCTCTAAAAATTCTGGAAAGATATGGGGATAGGTTATTTCTGACTGAGAAGGAGTTCAAGGAGTATGTTGCTTCTCAGAAGCGTTGGGGTCGGGAAAGACACAAGCCGTGGATGGCTATTGTGCTGAGAAATATTAGGAGGTATCCCAGGGTTGTAAAACCAAAGAGATTTGTAGCAGTATCTGGAAGATATGTGAGAGGGCAAGAATACGAGTGGATTCTGAAGAATGCTGGTGTTTTATAG
- a CDS encoding MarR family transcriptional regulator: MSREDIKSKIMSYLEEVKLATRNEISKQTGITGRVLTQALKELVDKGYLEVVSKNPLTYKFVEKNYVELDFSKIRDYYNLKYTIAKILKNHGWRLSKHEIAAVALIYSKFTGFKTLVFGSQAVGKTSIIRSVFQGVKEPVILQDLHLKDLYDVVGSIKENTKVIEQQYRHKWGRETLERYDAYKVVPLSRIGPAELIFRFIPVRIIQPKGKPERLFEQVYFEFLNIPRIINPPEDAIEALYEELSHIEYFTIDTQQLEEALKKIKVNEVVGFTEDVTAEFYRINERYKKITQNDFFLANFKEFKGWDSLYNKMSDNLQIINNALEVLKFNFSWLQEKDAAVEQTVDFFKDVFETFTIVKKEKL; this comes from the coding sequence ATGAGTAGGGAGGACATAAAGTCAAAAATCATGTCCTACCTTGAAGAGGTGAAGTTAGCAACTAGGAACGAGATCTCCAAGCAAACTGGGATTACTGGGCGAGTTTTGACTCAAGCATTGAAAGAACTCGTTGATAAAGGTTATTTAGAAGTTGTTTCAAAAAATCCCCTCACATACAAATTCGTAGAAAAAAACTATGTCGAACTGGATTTCTCTAAAATTCGGGATTATTACAACCTAAAATACACTATCGCAAAAATCCTGAAAAATCACGGATGGAGATTATCAAAACATGAGATTGCAGCAGTTGCATTGATATATTCGAAGTTTACTGGATTCAAAACACTAGTTTTTGGAAGCCAGGCGGTTGGGAAAACCTCAATAATTAGGAGTGTTTTTCAGGGAGTGAAAGAACCTGTAATTCTTCAGGATCTGCATTTAAAGGACCTTTATGATGTAGTAGGCAGTATAAAAGAGAATACGAAAGTTATCGAACAACAATACAGGCACAAGTGGGGAAGAGAAACTCTTGAGAGATACGATGCATATAAAGTAGTCCCCCTGTCTCGTATTGGGCCTGCAGAGTTAATTTTTCGTTTTATCCCTGTTAGAATAATACAGCCAAAAGGTAAACCAGAAAGACTGTTTGAGCAGGTGTACTTTGAGTTCTTGAATATTCCAAGAATTATTAATCCCCCTGAAGATGCTATAGAAGCACTTTACGAAGAGTTGTCACATATTGAGTATTTCACGATAGATACACAACAGCTAGAGGAGGCTCTGAAGAAAATAAAGGTTAATGAGGTCGTAGGTTTTACGGAGGATGTTACTGCTGAATTTTACCGTATAAACGAAAGATACAAAAAAATTACCCAAAATGACTTTTTCTTGGCAAACTTTAAAGAGTTCAAAGGCTGGGACTCACTTTATAACAAAATGAGTGATAATCTGCAAATAATTAACAATGCTCTAGAAGTGCTAAAATTTAACTTTTCATGGCTGCAAGAAAAGGACGCGGCGGTAGAGCAGACGGTGGATTTCTTTAAAGATGTTTTCGAAACATTCACAATAGTTAAAAAAGAAAAATTGTAG
- a CDS encoding DNA recombination protein RmuC, producing MIEYLLGILVLILGFLLWRQSSHLTELKTKVEQIETNFPQMVEYSVMKTIQGSTDIFEKVFGSAISKNTNVIKGAFAESLKELGIQEDLGKLKEASGDLKKITSDLKSMFEIKSARAKFGELQLEAILKDIIPSQRLGIRKSIGREIPDAYIIVDENKYLCIDSKFPLENFKKYTEEESPSKKEEFWKNFLKDVNNHVRAIKEKYVGKENTMDFAFMFIPSDAIYYKLVSEAHELVSEAAKSGVILTSPSLLPAHISLILTKIKAEEISKRAEEVQRKINILGTYIKDLEDKFGTLTRHLNNANSNVHKVQQAINELKTYYSSLTTFELEE from the coding sequence ATGATTGAATACTTGCTAGGTATTCTTGTTTTGATTCTAGGGTTCCTTTTATGGAGACAAAGTAGTCACCTCACAGAGTTAAAAACAAAAGTGGAGCAGATAGAGACGAATTTTCCACAAATGGTAGAATATTCAGTAATGAAAACAATCCAAGGCTCCACGGATATTTTTGAGAAAGTATTTGGTTCGGCAATATCAAAAAATACTAATGTGATAAAGGGAGCTTTTGCAGAGTCTCTAAAAGAGCTTGGAATCCAAGAAGACCTAGGGAAGTTGAAAGAAGCTTCAGGAGACCTGAAAAAAATAACTTCTGATCTAAAGTCCATGTTTGAAATAAAAAGTGCGAGAGCAAAATTCGGAGAATTACAGCTAGAGGCTATATTAAAAGACATAATTCCCTCCCAGAGGCTAGGAATTCGAAAAAGCATTGGACGCGAAATTCCTGATGCCTACATCATTGTTGATGAAAACAAGTATCTTTGCATTGATTCAAAGTTCCCACTAGAAAATTTCAAAAAATACACTGAAGAAGAAAGCCCAAGTAAAAAAGAAGAATTTTGGAAGAACTTTTTAAAGGATGTTAACAACCACGTACGGGCAATAAAAGAAAAATATGTTGGAAAAGAGAATACCATGGACTTTGCTTTTATGTTCATTCCATCCGATGCGATATATTACAAGCTTGTTTCTGAAGCTCACGAACTTGTATCTGAAGCCGCAAAATCGGGGGTAATATTAACTTCTCCATCTCTCCTTCCAGCCCACATCAGTTTGATTCTCACAAAAATCAAAGCAGAAGAAATATCAAAGAGAGCTGAAGAAGTCCAGAGAAAAATAAACATCCTTGGAACCTATATAAAAGATCTTGAAGATAAATTTGGAACTCTCACTAGGCACTTGAACAATGCAAATAGTAATGTTCATAAAGTTCAGCAAGCAATTAATGAATTAAAAACCTATTACTCGTCGCTCACTACCTTCGAGCTAGAAGAATAA
- a CDS encoding tyrosine-type recombinase/integrase: MEVVGPEVIQGGYVVRVSMRPKREIYVFSEEDIEYYIRNEILEKNISEKQKKKKEKWIWEFLGELPKRNNEYYLSINEIEKYLKKLEKMKLKPRTMIKRVRQLKNFLHHFDPSIKEFDDIIDRKLEELSKTINAETRLKGVTVYKDHVTEFLRRLERLYEERKVTEYTYQKAVAFVLLGVSTGRRVEEISGMKVEWLNLEEGYIILPLKYTKEGKILGVKDGYKRIPLTEETVAWLKFFLKKYGKFIQEKRDGYLFSSPERKAGNPIFLHKLTKKFKKELKFDIGGAQFEIKYLRKFFSQEWERRGGNLYVKFELMGHSPRNINYLHYTRLGWKEINEEYRRVYYNLSVLTPDQRKLIAKYLSRKKRKRKKGK, from the coding sequence ATGGAGGTTGTTGGACCAGAGGTAATCCAGGGAGGATATGTTGTTAGGGTTAGTATGAGGCCTAAAAGAGAGATTTACGTATTCTCCGAGGAGGATATAGAGTACTATATCCGGAACGAGATTTTAGAGAAAAATATTAGCGAAAAACAGAAAAAGAAAAAAGAAAAGTGGATATGGGAGTTTTTAGGAGAGTTACCAAAAAGAAATAACGAATATTACCTTTCTATAAATGAAATTGAGAAATATTTGAAAAAACTTGAAAAAATGAAACTAAAACCGCGCACTATGATAAAAAGAGTTAGACAACTAAAGAATTTTCTGCATCACTTTGATCCTTCAATAAAAGAATTTGACGATATAATTGATAGGAAACTCGAGGAGCTTTCCAAGACGATTAATGCTGAAACGCGGCTGAAAGGGGTTACAGTATACAAAGACCATGTCACTGAATTCCTGAGAAGGCTGGAAAGACTCTATGAAGAGAGAAAAGTAACGGAGTACACGTACCAGAAGGCAGTAGCTTTTGTCCTTTTGGGAGTTTCAACTGGGAGGAGAGTAGAAGAAATTTCGGGCATGAAAGTAGAATGGCTAAACTTGGAGGAAGGATACATCATCCTACCCCTAAAGTACACAAAAGAAGGAAAAATATTAGGGGTCAAGGATGGTTACAAGAGAATACCTCTGACAGAAGAAACGGTCGCTTGGTTAAAATTTTTCCTCAAAAAATACGGAAAATTTATCCAAGAAAAAAGAGATGGATACCTTTTCTCATCCCCTGAAAGGAAAGCAGGAAATCCAATATTTTTACATAAACTAACAAAAAAGTTCAAGAAAGAGCTGAAATTCGACATTGGAGGTGCGCAATTCGAAATCAAGTACCTGCGAAAATTTTTTTCGCAGGAATGGGAGAGAAGGGGTGGAAACCTATATGTAAAATTTGAGCTAATGGGGCATTCCCCTCGAAACATAAACTATCTCCACTATACTAGATTAGGTTGGAAAGAAATCAACGAAGAATATCGCCGTGTATACTACAATCTCTCTGTTCTCACCCCAGATCAACGAAAATTAATAGCAAAATATCTGTCAAGGAAAAAAAGAAAAAGGAAGAAAGGGAAATGA
- a CDS encoding nucleotidyl transferase AbiEii/AbiGii toxin family protein gives MSTFLANYLFKGGIGYYRFSVDLDFTSRTPQIWMELSRRSRERELKAEATKLARLIENIASKRGLEFKADLRDRNYVEFGGGSRMITFKLYYPEGVMREMIKIQINLVEKLLFEPKRVSAKSLLSDIQLNDEERIYFSEFLDSYSDIPVWAYNLREILTEKVRALLTRKKVKFRDIYDLYYLEKEAGLKIEDYTDEITQKMQFALKFEKYSINLQEVIQSLSFLEATTPEEELLLLNVSFNTEDLRKFLEKLRNYTLTQFD, from the coding sequence ATGAGTACTTTTCTAGCAAATTACCTCTTCAAAGGAGGGATAGGTTACTATCGCTTCAGTGTTGATTTAGACTTTACAAGTAGAACTCCTCAAATATGGATGGAACTTTCAAGACGAAGCCGAGAACGGGAACTCAAGGCTGAAGCTACAAAACTTGCAAGGCTAATTGAAAATATCGCCAGTAAAAGGGGTCTAGAATTTAAAGCAGATTTGAGAGATAGGAATTACGTGGAATTTGGTGGAGGATCAAGGATGATTACTTTCAAGCTGTATTATCCTGAAGGAGTAATGCGGGAAATGATAAAAATTCAAATCAACTTGGTGGAGAAACTTCTTTTTGAACCTAAAAGAGTTAGTGCTAAATCCCTACTCTCAGACATCCAATTGAATGATGAAGAGAGGATATATTTCTCAGAATTCCTTGATAGTTATTCTGATATTCCTGTCTGGGCATATAATTTGCGAGAGATTCTAACAGAGAAAGTTAGGGCGCTTTTAACTAGAAAGAAAGTAAAGTTTAGGGACATTTATGACTTGTACTACCTTGAAAAAGAAGCAGGCTTGAAAATCGAGGATTATACTGATGAAATAACCCAGAAGATGCAATTTGCACTAAAATTTGAAAAATATTCTATTAATCTCCAAGAGGTTATACAATCACTTTCATTTCTCGAAGCTACTACACCGGAAGAGGAATTGCTTTTATTGAATGTCTCATTTAATACGGAAGACCTCAGAAAGTTCTTGGAGAAGTTACGCAACTATACTTTAACCCAATTTGACTAG